The genomic region TTAAAAAAGCGATTCAGGCAAAGCTCGCTAAAGATAATAGCTTGTCCTATGATTTGGATCAAATTATGGCGGGCACAGGTGGTAAACAGGTTATTTTTAATGCGTTGATGGCGACATTAAATTCCGGGGATGAAGTTATTATCCCTGCCCCTTATTGGGTTTCATATCCTGATATTGTCAATTTGTTTGGTGGTGTTCCTAAGATTGTAAAGTGTCTTGAAGAATCTGGGTTTAAACTAACACCTGACTTGTTAGAAGAGGCGATTACCAATAATACAAAATGGTTAATCCTGAATTCCCCGTCCAATCCGACGGGTGAGTTATATTCAGAAGAAGAGCTTGCTGCTCTTGGCCGTGTTTTGATTAAGTACCCGCATGTAATGGTTCTGTCCGATGACATCTATGAATATCTTGTTTACGATAATAAGAGTTTTGTAACATTGGTAACAGTGATGCCTGAATTGAAGGATCGCTGTTTAATTGTCAATGGCGTTTCCAAATCTTATTCCATGACAGGATGGCGTCTTGGGTATGGAGCAGGGCCAAAACCATTGATCAAAGCGATGACGATGCTCCAATCTCAAAGTACATCCAATCCATGTTCAATAACGCAAATGGCTGCAGCTACAGCAATTGAGGGGAATCGTGAGTTTCTTGCTGAATGGTGTCAATCATTTGCAAAACGTCGTGATCTAACTGCGCAACTACTATCTGAAATTCCTGGTCTTTCTTGTCGCATTCCAAATGGTGCGTTTTATCTTTATATCAATTGCGAAGGCGTTATCGGGAAAATGACGCCGGATGGTATTAAGATCGAGGACGATAACCAATTCGCTCAGTACTTACTTTCCGAAGCTCACGTTGCGGTGGTA from Candidatus Paracaedibacteraceae bacterium harbors:
- a CDS encoding pyridoxal phosphate-dependent aminotransferase, which gives rise to MSYLSTRLSLIQPSPTLAMTAKAAQMRAEGIDVIALSAGEPDFDTPDFVKDAAKLALDKGMTKYTPVDGLPILKKAIQAKLAKDNSLSYDLDQIMAGTGGKQVIFNALMATLNSGDEVIIPAPYWVSYPDIVNLFGGVPKIVKCLEESGFKLTPDLLEEAITNNTKWLILNSPSNPTGELYSEEELAALGRVLIKYPHVMVLSDDIYEYLVYDNKSFVTLVTVMPELKDRCLIVNGVSKSYSMTGWRLGYGAGPKPLIKAMTMLQSQSTSNPCSITQMAAATAIEGNREFLAEWCQSFAKRRDLTAQLLSEIPGLSCRIPNGAFYLYINCEGVIGKMTPDGIKIEDDNQFAQYLLSEAHVAVVSGDAFGLSPYFRVSYATSESILMEACRRIRSAIEQLS